The DNA region AACTTTCTTAAGCAAGACCTCATAAGGAGTATGATTCTGTAAGAGAGGAGAAGGAGTTCTATTTATAAGAAATGCAGCAGTTAATACACAATCACTCCAGTAGACAACAGGAACATTAGATTGAAAAAGAAGAGACCTAGCAACATTGAGAAGATGTTGATGCTTTCTCTCAACTACAGAGTTTTGTTGAGGTGTATATGCACAAGAGAAGTAATGAATAATGCCATGCTTCTCAATGAGATCAGTGAAGAGTAACTCAGGAGCATTATCAGTTCTAATTGCTTTAACGACACCACCATATTGAGTTGCAATCAGAGAAAGAAATTTGGGAAAAACAGTAGCAACTTCACTTTTATTTCTCATCATATAAACCCAAGTTACACGAGAATAGTCATCAacaattgtaaaaaaatatttgaaaccaTCAACAGACTCTGTACGAAAAGGACCCCATGTATCTAAATGAAGAAGAGCAAATGGAGTATCAGACTTGTGATTATGAGAAGGAAAATACAGACGTCGTTGCTTAGCTAATGGACAGACCGGACAATGATCAATGGAGTCAAAGCTAGTTGGAGACAGAGATAAAGGACCAGACAAAGACTTTAACTTGGCAGCTGAAGGATGACCAAGGCGTTGATGCCATGTAGAACCATCAGCCGACAAGGATCCACAGAACACAGATGATGGAGAAGACTCGCAAACAGCATGCTTATTGAGAATGTAAAGTTTATTGACAACATCACCCTTCCCAATCATCAAGCCCTGAGAAACATCCTGAAGATAGCAATATAAAGGAAAGAAATGAGCAGAGCAATTATTCTGAATAAGAAGAGAATGCACACTAACAAGATTGAAGTGAAATGATGGAACATGAAGAACATTTAATAGACGTAATGTATCAGTAAGTTGAATGGTTCCAGTATGCAATATGGGAAATGTAGTTCCATTAGGAAGAGAGACAGTAATATCAGATGCTGGAAAGATTtcagaaaacaaagaaagatcGGAGCAAACATGACTAGTAGCCCCACTGTCAATTATCCAAGAGTCACGTGGTAAAGAGTTATAAAGGGTGGAGAGACATTGATGGTTAAAAGTAAAAACGTGATTTTCATAAAGGAGATTTGTAGAAAGGTTTAAAAAGATACCAGAACTGGACTGTTCAGCCATGATACCATGTTCTGTGATAGAGGCGTGTGAACAAGAAGCTACATTCTCTGTAACTTTCACACGGGACTGAAGCTGCTGAATGATGGACTGCAATTGAGTAGAAGAGAGCTGGTTAATATCAGGAACATCCGTTGACGGCGAAGACGACAAAGCTGGAGTTGCCTCAGCAATCACATTGGCAACTGTCTTTTGCACATTCTGATTGTTGTATCCAGATGGTGGAGCATAATTATGCTGACCACGAGGTGCAAATCCAGGAGATTGCCTAGGTGGATTAGATTGTCCCTGATAACCAGTAGATGAAGACGGTTTATATCCAGGAGGATATCCATGAAGCTTAAAACACTTGTTGACCGTATGTCCAAGTTGACCGCAGTGAGTACACAAAGGACGATTACCCCTTGGACGATAGGTGTTATAAGCTGCAGCATACTCAGTTGGACTCATATACGTCAAAGAAGGATCAGTTGGAGTGCCTGTAGTCTGGAACGCAGCATTATCAGTCTTGATAACAGGCTTGATACTTCTCTGTCTTTCATCTTGAGCAACCATATTGAAAACTTCTTCAATGGTTGGAATGGGCTTGAGCATAAGAATGTGACGACGAGTATTCTCATATGTATCATTGAGTCCCATCAAGAATTTGATGACGCGGCTACGATGCTGAAGTTGTTCCCATAGAAGAGACGCATTGCATTCGCATCGACCACAAGTACAAACAGGTAACTCAATGTAGTTCTTATACTCTTCCCATAAGGTGATCAACTCCGTGTAGTAAGCACTGACATCAAGAGAGCCTTGTTGAATATTGCATAGCCTTTGCTCAATCTCGAATACACGGGGAGCATCATCTTGTTTAAACCTGGACATTAGATTCTTCCAAATAGATTCCGCAGTGGACATGAACAATAGGCTTTGACCGATACTCTTCGAAACAGAGTTCATGAGCCAGGTTGCAACCATATCATTGCAACGAGACCAAGATCCAGAATCTCGACTATCCAAAGGAGGTTTAGGTATTGTACCATCCACGAAGCCGAGTTTGTTACGAACGTTAAGCGCCATCCGCACAGATCGTCGCCAAGAATGAAAGTCCGCGCCTGATGTCAATCGATCAGTGACTAGTTGTAATCCAGCATGATCGGAGTTGTGAAGATAGTAAGGATTATCATAATGATCTGTAGTCGCATGAGCCATCGGAGAAACGAAGGAATCGAGAGACGGAGCTGACGAATCGAGAGGCGGAGCTGACGAATCGAGAGGCGGAGCTGATGAATCGAGAGGCGGAGCTGATGAATCGATGAATCGAGAATGAAATCACACAAAGAACACCAAAACGGAGCTGAATCAAAGATGAATCAGATCTAAAAAAGTAGAAAAACTCCAAGAATCATGGAGCGAGAAATGAAGAGAATGaaagagaagatgatgaagagaaAAGGAGTAACGTGAATGAGAAAAAGATCAGTGATGGAAGCACTCATGATCGggatggctctgataccatatcaAGATTTAGAAAATGGAGATCGAGAGAGACGATAGAAGTTTAGGATGAATGTACATTTTCTCATTAACTTTAACTGTACAATACACTTCGATATATATAGACTGTACAAAGCTAATCTACACTGTAACCGTATGTACACGTGTATCACTCAACTAACTTGCAGAAGCTCATATATACGTAATAGAGTTGCATGATAGTtgttaatattttgatataatcaTCGGTCCAACAATAATATGAAACTCGAAGTTTATTAAACTGGAAAGTCATACGAGCTCATACACCTTAATTTAAAGTACCAAACGTAATAAAAGATACTGCAATGATCGtagacacacacacatatatgttccatttaaattcaatttttaagTTTGTTAATTAGATTATTCATCATTCCATAAAGTCGAACCTTGTGATTTAGAAACGCTTATAGAAGAAGATTCCCATCGGTCTCCTTTAGGTAATTGACAAGAACGTCGATAAGAGTGTCGATAATCAAGTGTGGATCTTCGATGTCATGACGAATCTTCTCGAACTCAACCTTCCACGCCACGCAGCTACCTTCCCCATCTTCCTTAGGACTGACCGTGATGCTTGCTTTGACCGCCTTGTAACTTTCCGAGATAAGACAGCCACTCATTCTCATCGTCAATGTTCTATCCTCCAAATTCATCGTCTCCATCTTATCCTCTGCCACATACGATGAGACATTATAAACAGTTAGATGTTTTGATCTGTGATTTTAAAAAAGTAAGAATGGTATGTGGAAGAGTTCATTATTTACCTATGTTGTCAAAGGGGCCGTTTATGTCGTCGGTGACAGATCTAAAGAACTTTTCAGCGGGAGACTTAACATCAAGGTCACCAGAAGAAACTCCATGAAGTTCCATtcgctcttttttttttttgtaattaagtGTAAGTTTTGTGGGTTTAGTGTATGATCCTTTTGATGATATGATAGTGTTTATATATACAGAGTGCACCATCAAATGCATTAACTATTTTTTACCAAACTCCACCCATCTACCTATTTTTCACCATATGTAATCTTTCTAAAGTATAACCAAAAGCTTTAGCATTTTTACAATTTACTTAACTTCACTAGTCACCTAATTCTTGTGGCACATGGGAAAATAAATGAATTGTAACTAACCCAAAGTTATTTACGTCGTGATCTGTTCGCTTTTACTATATATGCATTTTGTACTTCAAAACCATATGACTATATACtgataaaaattaaatgtgGTAATATGAATATAGTTTTCTCTAATTGacatcataaaatattaataaatgctCTAACTCTAGTCACTTAATGGGCCACGCAAAGTCTAACTCTCGCCCATTACAAATAGTCTT from Raphanus sativus cultivar WK10039 chromosome 8, ASM80110v3, whole genome shotgun sequence includes:
- the LOC108821337 gene encoding uncharacterized protein At1g24000, with amino-acid sequence MELHGVSSGDLDVKSPAEKFFRSVTDDINGPFDNIEDKMETMNLEDRTLTMRMSGCLISESYKAVKASITVSPKEDGEGSCVAWKVEFEKIRHDIEDPHLIIDTLIDVLVNYLKETDGNLLL